AGCGGATGGTAGCCTTGGTTTCGGCCTTAATTTTCTCTTCGGTTTCTGAGCTTCCATCCCAATGGGCCCATACGAAACCACCGGCTTCGATCTTGGCTTTAAAATCTTCCCAATCATCCGAAGTATAGCTGTGGCTTTCGCGGAAGTCCTTGGCCTTGTTTAAGAGGTTGCTTTGAATTTCCTCCAATAAGGCAGCTACTTGGTCCTCTAAGCCATCTACAGACACCACTTCTTTACTGAGGGTATCACGACGCGCCAGCTCCACGGTATTGTTCTCCATATCACGAGGCCCCATAGCGATGCGTAAAGGCACTCCTTTCAATTCGTATTCTGCAAATTTCCAACCGGGCTTATGGGTATCGCGGTTATCAAATTTTACCCGTATCCCTTTTGCTCTCAATCGGCTTTGGATCTCATTTACCTTTTCGGAGATTTGATCTAATTGCTCCTGTCCTTTGTAGATAGGAACAATCACCACTTGATAAGGGGCTAAGTTTGGAGGCAAGACCAATCCTTGGTCATCGGAATGGGTCATTACCAAGGCTCCCATCAAGCGAGTACTTACCCCCCAGGAGGTAGCCCAAACATATTCCTCTTTACCTTCTTTGGATGCATATTTCACATCAAAGGCTTTAGCAAAATTCTGCCCTAAGAAGTGGCTGGTACCAGCTTGCAGTGCTTTACCATCTTGCATCATTGCCTCGATACAATAGGTTTCTTCCGCACCCGCAAAACGTTCGCTTTCCGTTTTCAAACCTTTGATTACAGGAATCGCCATGAAATTTTCCGCGAATTCGGAGTAGATACCTAACATGGTTTCCGCTTCTTCAATCGCTTCTTCACGACTTGCGTGAGCAGTATGACCTTCTTGCCATAGGAACTCAGCCGTACGCAGGAATAATCGAGTACGCATTTCCCAGCGCACAACATTTGCCCACTGATTTATCTTTAAAGGTAAATCTCGGTAACTTTGAATCCAGTTTTTATAGGTATCCCAGATAATAGTCTCGGAAGTAGGGCGAACAATAAGTTCTTCCTCTAAACGAGCATCAGGGTCAACCACCACACCTTTACCTTCATCATCATTCTTTAAACGATAATGCGTAACCACAGCACATTCTTTAGCAAAGCCTTCAACGTGGCTCGCCTCGCGAGAGAAAAAGGACTTCGGAATGAAAAGCGGGAAATACGCATTTTCGTGTCCGGTTTCTTTAAACATGCGGTCGAGTTCGGCTTGCATTTTTTCCCAAATCGCATAGCCGTAGGGCTTTATCACCATGGAACCACGAACGGCGCTGTTCTCTGCGAGATCCGCACGAACCACCAGTTCATTGTACCATTTAGAATAGTCTTCCGATCTTTTCGTTAACTTCTGAGCCATGAATTTTGTAAATGGTATGGAGTTTGTTTTATTCCTATACGGCAAAACTAAGTATTTAACGAATCCCTAAAATGAAAGTCATGAAAAAGCTAGTTACCTACGCCTTTGCAAGCGTCTTCGCATTGAGTGCTTGCGGCTCCAAAACTCAAACCGTAAATAACTATTACGACGACGGTCTGTACTCCGAGCCAGGCTACGCAGAAAACACTCCAGCTAGCCAGCAAAATGACTTCAGCCTGGAGGATGTTGATCCCGATTCTAAATCAGCCGAAGAATTGGATTATTATGATCCTAATGATAATTCAAGCACTAACCAGTCTTTAGCTGGCAATGGCACTACCGTTATCAATAACTACTATTCTCCTTCTTACCGCAATCCAGGATGGAATAACAACTATTACTGGAATGGTTACGGATGGAATAACTGGGCTTTTAACAACTACTATTACGATCCTTTCTTTGACCCATACTATTGCAGTGCCTGGGGACCTTCCTGGGGATTCCGGTGGGGATACAGCTCTTGGGGATGGAGATCCAGATGGGGATGGAACGCCGGATGGGGACCTGGTTACTACGGCGGTGGATGGTATGGATATAATTCCTACTGGGCCGGTTACAACAATGGATATTATAATGGCTACTACAATGGAGCCTATGATTCTTACGGACGCAACCGTCTTTATACTGGACCTCGCGGAAGCTATGGCCGCGCCGGATCTTACAATGTTGCATCAAGAAGTGGTGTAACCAGTCGCAGAACCGCTTATGCCACTACCGGCAGAACCACTCGTGGTAAAACCAATGCAACTACTTCTGGCCGGGTAAACCGCTCCGAAGTTCGCAGCAGTCGTTTTAGTACCAATAACATCAATACTCGTTCGGCCAGCACTACATCTCGTGTAAGTACTACCGGAAGAAGCACCGCTTCTAGCAGCAACCCCGTACGCACCAGCAGATACACTAGTAATGTAAGTCGTAGTAATGGTTACACCGCTACTCCTAGCGGCAGAAGCTCAAGTGCCAGCACTACTCGGACCAGCACCAGAACTAATACCAGTACCCGTGGTTCTAACTACAGCAATCAAGGTCGTAGTACAACCCGAACTAGCACTGTAACTCGTAGCAACCAAAGTGAAGGCAGCAGCCGTACTCAAAGTTCAGGAAACACCAGTCGTTCGAATAGCAATTACCAAAGTCGTAGTCAGAGAACTCAGACTTTCCAAAGACAGAATAATAGCAATTCATCAAATAACTATCAATCTGGCAGCTCCAGAACTAACAGCAATAACCGCAGCTATACCCCTTCAAGCAATAGCCGCAGTAACAGTAGCAGTCGTAGTTATACGCCTTCCAGCTCTAGTCGCAGTAACTCCAGCTACAATCGTTCTTCCGGTTCTTCACGTAGTTCAGGCTCTGCAGGTAGATCATCATCTGGCTCCTCACGCAGCAGTAGTGGTAGCAGCCGTTCATCCGGCTCAAGTCGCTCTTCAAGCTCTAGCCGCTCTGGCCGCGGACGTTAGTCAAATTGATAAAAACGAAAACATTGAATATCATGAAAAAGCTAAGTCTCTTGATTCTGGGTCTCTGCTCTGGATTACTTAGTGCTCAAACAGCAGATGACATAGAACTCTTTCAACTGAGAAATTT
The Croceimicrobium hydrocarbonivorans genome window above contains:
- the proS gene encoding proline--tRNA ligase, whose product is MAQKLTKRSEDYSKWYNELVVRADLAENSAVRGSMVIKPYGYAIWEKMQAELDRMFKETGHENAYFPLFIPKSFFSREASHVEGFAKECAVVTHYRLKNDDEGKGVVVDPDARLEEELIVRPTSETIIWDTYKNWIQSYRDLPLKINQWANVVRWEMRTRLFLRTAEFLWQEGHTAHASREEAIEEAETMLGIYSEFAENFMAIPVIKGLKTESERFAGAEETYCIEAMMQDGKALQAGTSHFLGQNFAKAFDVKYASKEGKEEYVWATSWGVSTRLMGALVMTHSDDQGLVLPPNLAPYQVVIVPIYKGQEQLDQISEKVNEIQSRLRAKGIRVKFDNRDTHKPGWKFAEYELKGVPLRIAMGPRDMENNTVELARRDTLSKEVVSVDGLEDQVAALLEEIQSNLLNKAKDFRESHSYTSDDWEDFKAKIEAGGFVWAHWDGSSETEEKIKAETKATIRCIPLDQQAEEGKCVYTGAPSKGRVIFAKAY